One segment of Ziziphus jujuba cultivar Dongzao chromosome 12, ASM3175591v1 DNA contains the following:
- the LOC107429516 gene encoding uncharacterized protein LOC107429516 isoform X2 encodes MLVHRRVMTWTRVAKSLQALVAHGLLFSFTLLLVLKLHHAVRFPWWIIFSPLWLFHVVVARGRFSIPAPALPHDRHWAPFHAVMATPLLVAFEVLLCIYLQNNNVVSLKIVFIPLLVFEAAILFDNIRMCKALMPGDDETMSDDVIWETLPHFWVSISMVFFLAATIFTLLKICGDVAALGWWDLFINFGIAEGFAFLVCTKWYNPAIHRHSHIRESYSSSMNIRYLDWNRGLVISSDEDQQQSGICDLQDVGGHVMKIPFIIFQILLFIYLEAGPSGARHLSIPIVFSPLLLLQGAGVLFAVYRLVEKVIILLNNGFGSRRYFSIASKVQDCFGFLHRGSRLIGWWSIDEGSREEQARIYSSGASGYNTFSPEIVKKMPKADLVEEIWRLQAALSEQTEITKYSQQEYERLQNYSNSRR; translated from the exons ATGTTGGTTCATAGGAGAGTTATGACGTGGACGCGTGTGGCGAAGTCATTACAGGCTCTGGTGGCTCATGGTTTGCTCTTCTCCTTCACGCTTTTGCTCGTTCTCAAACTCCACCATGCCGTTCGCTTCCCTTGGTG GATTATATTTTCCCCCCTGTGGCTTTTCCATGTTGTTGTCGCGCGGGGAAGATTCTCCATACCTGCTCCGGCACTTCCTCATGATCGTCAT TGGGCGCCCTTTCATGCTGTCATGGCAACACCATTGCTTGTTGCTTTTGAAGTACTCCTTTGTATATACCTGCAGAACAATAATG TTGTATCATTGAAGATTGTATTTATTCCTTTGTTGGTTTTTGAAGCAGCAATTTTGTTTGACAATATCAG GATGTGTAAGGCTTTAATGCCTGGAGATGATGAAACCATGAGTGATGATGTGATATGGGAGACGCTTCCT CACTTCTGGGTTTCAATATCTATGGTCTTCTTTCTTGCTGCAACAATATTCACTCTTCTGAAGATATGTG GTGATGTAGCTGCTCTAGGCTGGTGGGACTTATTTATAAACTTTGG AATTGCAGAAGGTTTTGCCTTCCTTGTTTGCACAAAGTGGTATAATCCAGCAATTCATAGGCATTCTCACATTAGAGAATCCTATTCATCTTCAATGAATATTAGATATCTTGACTGGAATAGAGGCTTGGTAATTTCTTCAGACGAAGACCAGCAACAGAGTGGAATATGTGACCTGCAGGATGTTGGTGGGCATGTTATGAAAATTCCTTTCATTATTTTCCAGATCCTGCTTTTTATTTACCTAGAG GCAGGACCATCTGGTGCTAGGCATCTTTCAATACCAATTGTTTTTTCTCCTCTTCTTTTGCTGCAAGGAGCTGGGGTTTTATTTGCTGTATATAGATTGGTGGAGAAAGTTATTATCTTATTAAATAATGGATTTGGTTCTAGAAGATACTTTAGCATAGCATCAAAAGTTCAGGATTGTTTTGGTTTCTTGCACCGTGGTTCAAG GTTGATAGGTTGGTGGTCGATTGATGAAGGAAGTCGAGAGGAGCAGGCTAGGATATATAGTTCTGGGGCTTCAGG GTACAACACTTTCTCACctgaaattgtgaagaaaatgcCTAAAGCAGATCTTGTTGAGGAG ATTTGGAGATTACAGGCTGCACTTAGTGAGCAAACAGAAATCACAAAGTATAGCCAGCAGGAATACGAGAGACTTCAGAAT TACAGTAATTCCAGAAGATAA